AAACGACCTCTCCTTCATTGAAATTGAGGGATACCGATTCCAGGACGCTTTTATCCTTGTAGGAGAAGGACATGCCGGCCGTCTCTACTTGCATGATTATTGGATGTATCATCCGGTATAAAACGATGGACAAGAATCCTGCCGAGCTCGGGAGGCATGTCCGATCGGCGGATTCTTGCCGAAGCAATCCGTAATGCAAGCCGGAAGGAGGCGTATGGCGCCTCCATTTCCGGAAAATGGCGCGTCCGGCTTACGAAGAGGAGTCCTGCGGTTTCCTTTCCTTCTGCAGCCTTTCTTTCGCGTAATTGGCGCAGTAGGCGATGCCCATCATTATCACGACACCCAGCATGATCGGCACGAACAGGCGGTCGATGGAGGCGAAACCACTTATGACGCAGGTGATGGCCGTGGCGCCTCCGGGAGGGTGTATGGTCCCGGTGAGCATCATCGTTATTATGGCGAGGCATCCGGCGATGCCTATCCCGGCCCATTTCCATTCCTCGAAGCATCCCGCCTTTACAAGGATGAATGCGGTGGCTATCCCGATGATCCCGGAGAACAGATGCCCGAAGAAGACGTTCTTGGGCTTCGAGAAAGGGGCCTTGGGCGCGCCGTATATGAGCACGGCAGTGGCTCCGAAAGAGGCCACCAAGTACGGGTTAGACAGCGTCTGGTCAAGGAACGCGAGGAAGGCCAGCGCGGCGAATGCTGCTGCCGCTGTTATCACTATAGTCGTTCCGCTGTATTTCTCGCTCGGTCTGAACGGATTATCCATTTTATCTGCCTTCTGGGTCCCTGCAGGGGAGGCCCCCGCAGGCTAAGATGTTTGTTCATTCGATCTTCAGCGCGATCATGTCATTCCGCACGTCGCTGTTGGCCCTGATTCCGAAGCTCTTCGACAGGACGCCCAAGATCCCGGGGGTTATGAACGCCGGCAGCCTCGGACCCAGCATGATGTCTTTGACGCCGAGGCTCAGCAGAGTCAGCAGAACCAGGACGGCCTTCTGTTCGTACCAGGATATGTTGAACGACAGTGGGAGCCCGTTCACGTCCGTGCCGAAGGCTTCGGCCAGCGCGTTGGCTATCACGACGAGGGAGTAGCAGTCATTGCACTGGCCAGCGTCGATCACGCGCGGGATGCCTCCGATGTCCCCGAGGTCGAGCTTGTTGTATCTGTATTTGGCGCATCCGGCGGTCAGTATAACGGTGTCTTTTGGAAGGCTTTCCGCGAACTCAGTGTAGTATGACCTCTTGCCGTAGCGTCCGTCGCATCCCGCCATGACGACGAACCTCTTTATGGCTCCGGTTTTGACGGCCCCGATTATCTTGTCCGCGAGGGCAAGCGTCTGCGCGTGACCGAACCCGATTGTGAGCTCCTTGTTGTCCAATTCCTTGGGTGCGGGGCATCTTTTGGCCATCTCTATGATCTCGGAGAAGTCTTTCTTCCCGCCGGCGGCGAAAATATGCTTCACCCCATCGATTCCTGCGGTCCCGGTGGTGAACAGTCTTCCCCTATAGGATTCGTAGGGGATGAGGACGCAGTTGGTGGTTGCGAGTATGGGGCCGCCGAAGGAATCGAATTCCTCCTTCTGCCTGTGCCATGCCCCGCCGTAGTTCCCGACCAGGTTGCGGTATTTCTTGAATGCGGGATATGCGTTGGCAGGGAGCATCTCGCCGTGGGTGTACACGTCTACGCCGGTGCCCTGGGTCTGCTCGAGGAGCTGT
Above is a window of Candidatus Methanomethylophilaceae archaeon DNA encoding:
- a CDS encoding HPP family protein gives rise to the protein MDNPFRPSEKYSGTTIVITAAAAFAALAFLAFLDQTLSNPYLVASFGATAVLIYGAPKAPFSKPKNVFFGHLFSGIIGIATAFILVKAGCFEEWKWAGIGIAGCLAIITMMLTGTIHPPGGATAITCVISGFASIDRLFVPIMLGVVIMMGIAYCANYAKERLQKERKPQDSSS
- the hcp gene encoding hydroxylamine reductase; protein product: MLCRQCEETIEGKGCTRNGVCGKTAEVAESQDILIGTLIELSASGKESAEIDKTIVDGLFMTLSNTNFDKARIDAQTEKARTLTGNGAAIRCKDIISLDTDADLRSLKELLLFGLKGMAAYYHHAAILGAEDGRITAFIRKALSSLPESKSTEELIALNMECGSVGAECLALLDRANTGAYGTPEITKVKTGTGKNPGILITGHDLKDLEQLLEQTQGTGVDVYTHGEMLPANAYPAFKKYRNLVGNYGGAWHRQKEEFDSFGGPILATTNCVLIPYESYRGRLFTTGTAGIDGVKHIFAAGGKKDFSEIIEMAKRCPAPKELDNKELTIGFGHAQTLALADKIIGAVKTGAIKRFVVMAGCDGRYGKRSYYTEFAESLPKDTVILTAGCAKYRYNKLDLGDIGGIPRVIDAGQCNDCYSLVVIANALAEAFGTDVNGLPLSFNISWYEQKAVLVLLTLLSLGVKDIMLGPRLPAFITPGILGVLSKSFGIRANSDVRNDMIALKIE